The sequence below is a genomic window from Streptomyces sp. B21-105.
GGTCGGCGGCCTCGCGGACGGCGGTCAGCAGCGGCCGCAGCGCCTCGGTGGCCTGGAGGTTCCGCAGCCCCGGCGTGTTGGGCGAGGACACGTTGACGACCAGGTAGTCGGCGTACGGAGCGAGGCGCTCGGCCGACTTCACGTAGTCCGCGACGGCCTTCTCCTCCGGTACGGCCTTGGTCTTGCCGATGTTGACGCCGACGACGGGCTTGAAGACGGGCGTACGGGAGGCCAGGCGCGCGGCTACGGCCAGCGAGCCGTCGTTGTTGAAGCCCATCCGGTTGATGAGCCCCCGGTCCCGCACGAGCCGGAACAGCCGCTTCCTGGGGTTGCCGGGCTGCGCCTCGCCGGTGACCGTGCCGATCTCGACGTGGTCGAAGCCCAGCATCGACATCCCGTCGATCGCGACGGCGTTCTTGTCGAAGCCGGCCGCGAGCCCGAACGGGCCGTGCATGCGCAGCCCGAAGGCCTCCGTGCGCAGCTCCCGGAAGCGGGGCGCCAGCGCCGCGGCGAGGAACGTGCGCAGCACCGGCACGCGCGCGGCGAGACGGATCCAGCGGAAGGCCAGGTGGTGGGCGTTCTCGGGGTCCATCCGGGTGAAGACCAGACGGAAGAAGAGCTTGT
It includes:
- a CDS encoding quinone-dependent dihydroorotate dehydrogenase — its product is MYKLFFRLVFTRMDPENAHHLAFRWIRLAARVPVLRTFLAAALAPRFRELRTEAFGLRMHGPFGLAAGFDKNAVAIDGMSMLGFDHVEIGTVTGEAQPGNPRKRLFRLVRDRGLINRMGFNNDGSLAVAARLASRTPVFKPVVGVNIGKTKAVPEEKAVADYVKSAERLAPYADYLVVNVSSPNTPGLRNLQATEALRPLLTAVREAADRAVATRRVPLLVKIAPDLADEDVDAVADLAVELGLDGIIATNTTIAREGLGLTSEPSLVEETGGLSGAPVKARSLEVLRRLYARVGDRVTLVGVGGVENAEDAWQRILAGATLVQGYSAFVYEGPFWGRAIHKGLAARLRTSPYATLADAVGADVRKTA